A stretch of DNA from Methylomicrobium lacus LW14:
GCTGCCCGGCCGGCTATCCGTGTTTTTGTTGCTGCTTGTCGGCATCGCGCTGCTGTTCGCAGAGCGGCAAGGCATCCTAGGCCGCGATGCCGGCTCCAGCCTGCTGGTCATCGCGCTGGGCCTGAAACTGATGGAAATGAAGCGGGAACGCGATTTTTATCTGCTCATCTACATGACCTTCATCGTGGTCGCCACCCAGTTTCTTTATGAGCAAAACATTCTGCTAGGCGTCTATATCGGGGGCGTTTGCTGTTTGCTGTTGGCACTTTTGATCGCGATGAACGGCCTCCATAAGAAACTCGGGCAGGCGCTGAAACTGGCCTGCCTGATCGCCTTGCAGGCGGCGCCGCTTGCGGCCGCGATGTTCATTCTGTTTCCGCGCCTTGAGCCACCGAAATGGATGGCGCTCGGCAGCGAAACCCAAAATAGGACCGGCCTCAGCGAAGTAATGGAGCCCGGCTCGATCACCAATCTGGGACTGTCCGATGAACGGGTGTTCCGCGCCCAGTTCGACGGCCCGATACCGCCGCCGCAACAACGTTACTGGCGCGGCCCGGTGATGTCGATGACCAACGGCAAACTCTGGATGCAGGCGCAGGATTTTGCGCAGTATGGCAGGCACAGTCCGAAGGTTTCGGGAAAGCCCTACGGTTATACTTTGTTGATGGAGCCGCAGACCAAAAACTGGGTATTCGCACTCGACATGCCGGTGGGTTTTTCTGCGCCGCTGACCCGAAACGCCAATTTTCAATTGATCACTTCGGCACCCCCCGGGCGGCGTGCGGCCTATAAGTTGGTCTCCTATCCGGCCTACAATACGGGGCCGCTTGCGGACGGCGAATACCGGGATGCGATGCAATTGCCCGGCAAGCCTTCGGAGCGCATCAAAGAATTCGTCCGTCAATTGCGCGGTTACGATGCACCGCCGGCGGTTTTTGTCCAGAATCTATTAGCTCATTTCCGTGCCGAAAATTTCCGTTACACGCTGGAGCCCCCGAAACTCGACGATAACCCGATCGAGTCGTTTCTGTTCGATACGCGCGCCGGTTTTTGTAGCCATTATGCCTCCGCTTTCGTCTATCTCTTGCGCGCCGCGCATATTCCTGCCCGCGTCGTGACCGGTTTTCAGGGCGGCGAAGTGAACGATCTCGGCCATTTCATTGAGGTCAGGCAAGCCGACGCGCACGCCTGGGCCGAAGTCTGGTATGAAAATGAAGGCTGGGTCCGCTACGATCCGACCGCGGCGGTTGCGCCGGAAAGAATCGAATATCCGCTCGATGTCGGCCGCTTGAGTCCGGGCGAAGAAATCTACTTCGATATCGACAAGCAAGAGTTCAGAAAAGTGTTTAGCCTGTTCAAGCGGGCCCGATTGATCTGGGGCACTGTCGATTACCGCTGGCAACGCTGGGTCATCGATTACGACAGCCTGCACCAGTCCAATTTGCT
This window harbors:
- a CDS encoding transglutaminase TgpA family protein, whose product is MKTAVIDKNLLLLLFGAVGLAVLPHIQHISNRSFGFFTALWVWRVLGIWRPAWLPGRLSVFLLLLVGIALLFAERQGILGRDAGSSLLVIALGLKLMEMKRERDFYLLIYMTFIVVATQFLYEQNILLGVYIGGVCCLLLALLIAMNGLHKKLGQALKLACLIALQAAPLAAAMFILFPRLEPPKWMALGSETQNRTGLSEVMEPGSITNLGLSDERVFRAQFDGPIPPPQQRYWRGPVMSMTNGKLWMQAQDFAQYGRHSPKVSGKPYGYTLLMEPQTKNWVFALDMPVGFSAPLTRNANFQLITSAPPGRRAAYKLVSYPAYNTGPLADGEYRDAMQLPGKPSERIKEFVRQLRGYDAPPAVFVQNLLAHFRAENFRYTLEPPKLDDNPIESFLFDTRAGFCSHYASAFVYLLRAAHIPARVVTGFQGGEVNDLGHFIEVRQADAHAWAEVWYENEGWVRYDPTAAVAPERIEYPLDVGRLSPGEEIYFDIDKQEFRKVFSLFKRARLIWGTVDYRWQRWVIDYDSLHQSNLLSGFGIKDSRAMVYWLTAIVSAMTLLLSASMLYQKRRKTDPALLIYARFCAKLARKGLVKGAGEGAKDFAERAKTQLPQHAVEIDRITEVFISLRYGRQAAPCDIRQLKRWVASFKP